The following proteins are encoded in a genomic region of Micromonospora olivasterospora:
- a CDS encoding ATP-binding protein: MSTATQPPRLYRAPEHRMAAGVAAGIAEHLGISVVRVRIAFMVLMGLSGLGLLLYAAFWAVVPLRPGDNAVPARRDLARLLPFVAIGLVVLMIQMAVFDSVGAAGTAGWLVAIIAVGAGVIWHQSAPERRRRWGESLPVPWLGAVVEESDRRAFVLRFIGGGVLVAVGIIGVAAVYSPVQNFDAVVNGIIFALVGLAGVGVVAAPVLWRTYNQLRSEREGRIREQERAELAAMVHDQVLHTLALIQRNAADVTTVQRLARGQERSLRNWLYRPTASPNERLAAALEQAAAEVEDTFAITVEAVVVGDRETDERVGALVAAAREALVNAARHAGVRTVSLYAEVEPEQVSVFVRDRGKGFDPDTVGDHRHGVRGSIIGRMKRHGGRAEIRSEPGEGTEVRLILPITGDQATAERDR, encoded by the coding sequence ATCAGCACCGCGACCCAGCCACCCCGCCTCTACCGGGCACCCGAGCACCGGATGGCCGCCGGGGTCGCCGCCGGCATCGCCGAGCACCTCGGCATCTCGGTGGTCCGGGTGCGGATCGCCTTCATGGTGCTGATGGGCCTGAGCGGGCTCGGCCTGCTGCTCTACGCCGCGTTCTGGGCGGTGGTCCCGCTGCGCCCGGGCGACAACGCCGTACCGGCCCGGAGGGACCTCGCCCGGCTGCTGCCGTTCGTGGCGATCGGGCTCGTGGTGCTCATGATCCAGATGGCGGTGTTCGACTCGGTCGGCGCGGCGGGCACCGCCGGCTGGCTGGTCGCGATTATCGCGGTGGGCGCCGGGGTGATCTGGCACCAGTCGGCGCCGGAGCGCCGCCGCCGGTGGGGCGAGTCGCTGCCGGTGCCCTGGCTGGGCGCGGTGGTGGAGGAGAGCGACCGGCGCGCGTTCGTGCTGCGGTTCATCGGCGGCGGGGTGCTGGTCGCTGTCGGCATCATCGGGGTCGCGGCGGTCTACTCGCCCGTGCAGAACTTCGACGCCGTGGTCAACGGCATCATCTTCGCGCTGGTCGGGCTGGCCGGCGTGGGCGTGGTGGCCGCGCCGGTGCTGTGGCGGACGTACAACCAGCTCCGCTCGGAGCGGGAGGGGCGGATCCGCGAGCAGGAGCGGGCCGAGCTGGCCGCCATGGTGCACGACCAGGTGCTGCACACCCTCGCCCTGATCCAGCGCAACGCCGCCGACGTCACGACCGTGCAGCGGCTGGCCCGGGGGCAGGAACGCTCCCTGCGTAACTGGCTCTACAGGCCCACCGCCTCGCCCAACGAGCGCCTCGCCGCCGCGCTGGAGCAGGCCGCGGCCGAGGTGGAGGACACCTTCGCGATCACCGTGGAGGCGGTGGTGGTGGGCGACCGGGAGACCGACGAGCGGGTGGGCGCGCTCGTCGCCGCGGCCCGGGAGGCGCTGGTCAACGCCGCCCGCCACGCCGGGGTGCGGACCGTCTCGCTGTACGCCGAGGTGGAGCCGGAACAGGTCAGCGTGTTCGTCCGGGACCGGGGCAAGGGCTTCGACCCGGATACCGTGGGGGACCACCGGCACGGCGTCCGGGGCTCGATCATCGGACGGATGAAGCGCCACGGCGGCCGGGCGGAGATCCGCTCCGAGCCGGGGGAGGGGACCGAGGTCCGGTTGATCCTGCCGATCACCGGCGACCAGGCCACGGCGGAGAGGGACAGATGA
- a CDS encoding peptide ABC transporter substrate-binding protein translates to MRVSKRASGAIAVGAAFALVATGCSSGSGTEEETGNSGDGAIVIDGTEPENPLIPASTTETGGGAIVDWMWTGLVEYPNDGSAPRNAVAESIETKDSKVYTIKIKQNTKFHDGTVVKAKNFVDAWNWGAYGPNGAQNSSFFADIAGFADVNSVDPDGPDGPQKAPEPKAKTMSGLKVIDDWTFEVTLAAPTAVFPTKLGYSTFMPLPDAFFTQSAEAFGKKPIGNGPVRFVSWENNVAIKLTRFDDYALRDKMKIKDVTVKIYQEDTAAYSDLVSNNLDFQQQVPASALAGDKWKTDLGERAVSATIPSTGIIAWPIYDKRFQNPKLRRAVSLAINRQEITDKIFFGNRKPADSWANPLTPGAQPGNCTACQLNVEEAKKLLAEAGGFQGEMVFYYNADASHKEWMEAVAQQVKTNLGINARAEGVPTFAVFRQNINGHKMKGPYRAGWQQDYPDVENWINPLYVTGGSSNDGLYSNPTVDALAKEASGAPSIEASHAKFAEAVKQIDQDVPSMPIYFQLQQSGRSDKIKKLELTNVGELDITSIEL, encoded by the coding sequence ATGAGAGTCTCGAAGCGGGCGAGCGGCGCGATCGCGGTGGGCGCGGCATTCGCGCTCGTCGCGACCGGCTGCTCCAGCGGCAGCGGTACCGAAGAGGAGACCGGCAACAGCGGGGACGGCGCCATCGTCATCGACGGCACCGAGCCGGAGAACCCGCTGATCCCGGCGAGCACCACCGAGACCGGTGGCGGCGCGATCGTCGACTGGATGTGGACCGGTCTGGTCGAGTATCCCAACGACGGTAGCGCTCCGCGGAACGCCGTCGCCGAGTCGATCGAGACGAAAGACTCCAAGGTCTACACGATCAAGATCAAGCAGAACACGAAGTTCCACGACGGCACCGTCGTCAAGGCCAAGAACTTCGTGGACGCCTGGAACTGGGGTGCCTACGGGCCGAACGGCGCGCAGAACTCCAGCTTCTTCGCCGACATCGCGGGCTTCGCGGACGTCAACAGCGTGGACCCGGACGGCCCGGACGGCCCGCAGAAGGCCCCGGAGCCGAAGGCCAAGACGATGAGCGGCCTCAAGGTCATCGACGACTGGACCTTCGAGGTCACGCTGGCGGCGCCGACCGCGGTGTTCCCGACCAAGCTCGGCTACAGCACCTTCATGCCGCTGCCGGACGCGTTCTTCACCCAGAGCGCCGAGGCGTTCGGTAAGAAGCCGATCGGTAACGGCCCGGTGAGGTTCGTCTCCTGGGAGAACAACGTCGCCATCAAGCTGACTCGTTTCGACGACTACGCGCTGCGCGACAAGATGAAGATCAAGGACGTCACCGTCAAGATCTACCAGGAGGACACGGCCGCCTACAGCGACCTGGTCTCGAACAACCTGGACTTCCAGCAGCAGGTTCCGGCCTCCGCCCTCGCGGGCGACAAGTGGAAGACCGACCTGGGCGAGCGGGCGGTCTCCGCGACCATCCCGTCCACCGGCATCATCGCCTGGCCGATCTACGACAAGCGCTTCCAGAACCCGAAGCTGCGTCGCGCGGTCTCCCTGGCGATCAACCGGCAGGAGATCACCGACAAGATCTTCTTCGGCAACCGGAAGCCGGCCGACAGCTGGGCCAACCCGCTGACCCCGGGCGCGCAGCCGGGTAACTGCACCGCTTGCCAGCTCAACGTGGAAGAGGCCAAGAAGCTGCTCGCCGAGGCCGGCGGCTTCCAGGGCGAGATGGTCTTCTACTACAACGCGGACGCCAGCCACAAGGAGTGGATGGAGGCCGTCGCGCAGCAGGTCAAGACCAACCTCGGCATCAACGCCCGCGCCGAGGGCGTGCCGACCTTCGCGGTGTTCCGCCAGAACATCAACGGCCACAAGATGAAGGGCCCGTACCGCGCCGGCTGGCAGCAGGACTACCCCGACGTGGAGAACTGGATCAACCCGCTCTACGTGACCGGTGGTTCGTCGAACGACGGTCTGTACAGCAACCCGACCGTCGACGCCCTGGCCAAGGAGGCCAGCGGTGCCCCCAGCATCGAGGCGTCGCACGCCAAGTTCGCTGAGGCCGTCAAGCAGATCGACCAGGACGTCCCGTCGATGCCGATCTACTTCCAGCTGCAGCAGTCCGGTCGCTCGGACAAGATCAAGAAGCTGGAGCTGACCAACGTCGGTGAGCTCGACATCACCTCGATCGAGCTCTGA
- a CDS encoding ABC transporter permease: MSDPSTASVVSTPPSTNPNEAGAGAPVNAGLPENARKEKPRGLLGDAWRDLRRKPLFWISAAFIVVFVLMAAFPSLFTSGDAVNGTLANSRVGPSSEAWFGYDVQGRDVFARTIYGARASILVALLSVIGTLLIGGTMGIIAGYRGGWVDALLSRFADIFFGLPFVLGAIVILTTFNGAGTSNNEWQIMGLVIMSLSVLGWPVVMRLMRSSVLATKEADYIVAARALGAGTGRIILKHLLPNCLAPLLVYGTILVGSFIGAEATLSFLGIGLKTPVVSWGIMISEAQNYLRVSPYLLFFPAAFLVTAVLSFVMLGETVREALDPKLR, encoded by the coding sequence ATGAGTGACCCCAGCACCGCATCGGTCGTCTCGACCCCGCCGTCGACCAACCCCAACGAGGCGGGGGCCGGCGCCCCCGTCAACGCGGGCCTGCCGGAGAACGCCCGCAAGGAGAAGCCCCGCGGCCTGCTCGGCGACGCCTGGCGCGACCTGCGCCGCAAGCCGCTGTTCTGGATCTCCGCGGCCTTCATCGTCGTCTTCGTGCTGATGGCGGCCTTCCCGTCGCTGTTCACCTCCGGGGACGCGGTCAACGGGACGCTGGCGAACAGCCGCGTCGGGCCGTCCTCCGAAGCCTGGTTCGGCTACGACGTGCAGGGCCGGGACGTCTTCGCCCGGACCATCTACGGCGCCCGCGCCTCGATCCTGGTGGCCCTGCTCTCCGTGATCGGGACGCTGCTGATCGGCGGCACGATGGGCATCATCGCCGGCTACCGCGGCGGCTGGGTGGACGCCCTGCTCTCCCGGTTCGCCGACATCTTCTTCGGCCTGCCCTTCGTGCTCGGCGCGATCGTCATCCTCACCACCTTCAACGGTGCGGGGACGAGCAACAACGAGTGGCAGATCATGGGCCTGGTCATCATGTCCCTGAGCGTGCTGGGCTGGCCGGTTGTGATGCGGCTGATGCGCTCCTCGGTGCTGGCCACCAAGGAGGCCGACTACATCGTCGCCGCGCGGGCGCTGGGGGCCGGCACCGGCCGGATCATCCTGAAGCACCTGCTGCCCAACTGCCTTGCTCCGCTGCTCGTCTACGGCACGATCCTGGTGGGGTCGTTCATCGGGGCGGAGGCCACGCTCTCGTTCCTGGGCATCGGCCTGAAGACGCCGGTGGTCTCGTGGGGCATCATGATCAGTGAGGCGCAGAACTACCTCCGGGTCTCGCCCTACCTGCTCTTCTTCCCCGCCGCGTTCCTGGTCACCGCCGTCCTCAGCTTCGTGATGCTCGGTGAGACGGTCCGCGAGGCCCTCGACCCGAAACTGCGCTAG
- a CDS encoding ABC transporter ATP-binding protein, translating into MTENILEVRDLVKHYPVTKGIVFKKTIGHVKAVDGVSFELKSGETLGVVGESGCGKSTLARVLMNLERPTAGSVHYKGQDISRLSGGALRRLRRQIQLVMQDPYTSLNPRMTVGDLIGEPFEIHPEVAPKGSRRGKVKELLDLVGLNPEHINRYPHQFSGGQRQRIGIARALALRPEIIVCDEPVSALDVSIQAQVMNLLEKLQNEFGLSYIFIAHDLSVVRHLSDRVAVMYLGKIVEIGTEDEIYERPTHPYTQALLSAVPVPDPTLRDNKAIIRLTGDVPSPVSPPSGCRFRTRCWKAQDVCAEQVPLLEIRSGSDHPSACHFAEKREIVATHEA; encoded by the coding sequence GTGACTGAGAACATCCTCGAGGTCCGTGACCTGGTCAAGCACTACCCCGTCACTAAGGGGATCGTGTTCAAGAAGACCATCGGTCACGTCAAGGCCGTCGACGGGGTCTCGTTCGAGCTGAAGTCCGGCGAGACGCTCGGCGTGGTGGGCGAGTCCGGCTGCGGCAAGTCGACGCTGGCCCGGGTCCTGATGAACCTGGAGCGGCCGACCGCCGGCAGCGTGCACTACAAGGGGCAGGACATCTCCCGGCTGTCCGGCGGCGCGCTGCGCCGGCTGCGCCGCCAGATCCAGCTGGTGATGCAGGACCCGTACACGTCGCTGAACCCGCGGATGACGGTCGGCGACCTGATCGGCGAGCCGTTCGAGATCCACCCGGAGGTGGCCCCGAAGGGCAGCCGGCGAGGCAAGGTCAAGGAGCTGCTCGACCTGGTCGGGTTGAACCCGGAGCACATCAACCGGTACCCGCACCAGTTCTCCGGCGGCCAGCGGCAGCGCATCGGCATCGCCCGCGCGCTGGCCCTGCGTCCGGAGATCATCGTCTGCGACGAGCCGGTGTCCGCCCTGGACGTCTCGATCCAGGCCCAGGTCATGAACCTGCTGGAGAAGCTCCAGAACGAGTTCGGGCTGTCGTACATCTTCATCGCGCACGACCTGTCGGTGGTCCGCCACCTGTCGGACCGGGTCGCGGTCATGTACCTCGGCAAGATCGTCGAGATCGGCACCGAGGACGAGATCTACGAGCGGCCGACCCATCCGTACACGCAGGCGCTGCTGTCGGCGGTGCCGGTGCCGGACCCGACGCTGCGGGACAACAAGGCGATCATCCGGCTCACCGGTGACGTCCCGTCCCCGGTCAGCCCGCCCTCGGGCTGCCGGTTCCGTACCCGGTGCTGGAAGGCGCAGGACGTCTGCGCCGAGCAGGTCCCGCTGCTGGAGATCCGCTCCGGCTCGGACCACCCGAGCGCCTGCCACTTCGCCGAGAAGCGCGAGATCGTCGCCACCCACGAGGCGTGA
- a CDS encoding ABC transporter ATP-binding protein, with protein sequence MSEQSATGADGSGRAAGRLLEVEDLRVEFRTRDGVAKVINGVTYHVDAGETLAVLGESGSGKSVTAQTIMGILDTPPGFVTGGKVRFHGKDMLTMSAEERRRIRGEGIAMIFQDALSALNPVFTVGFQIAEQFRFRRGMSRADAKKRAIEMLDQVKIPNARGRYSNYPHQFSGGMRQRAMIAMSLALDPEVLIADEPTTALDVTVQAQIMDLLAELQRERQMGLILITHDLGVVADVADRIAVMYAGRIVEEADVYDLYAKPAHPYTLGLLDSIPRMDEKGQQLRTIKGLPPNLMNIPSGCPFNPRCPMAQPVCREKLPPLLKIGSGRASACHFAEELVNRD encoded by the coding sequence GTGTCCGAGCAGTCCGCGACGGGCGCCGACGGATCCGGCCGCGCCGCGGGGCGCCTCCTCGAGGTCGAGGACCTGCGGGTGGAGTTCCGCACCCGGGACGGCGTCGCCAAGGTCATCAACGGCGTCACCTACCACGTCGACGCGGGCGAGACCCTCGCCGTGCTCGGCGAGTCCGGCTCCGGCAAGAGCGTCACGGCGCAGACCATCATGGGCATCCTCGACACGCCGCCCGGCTTCGTCACCGGAGGCAAGGTCCGCTTCCACGGCAAGGACATGCTCACCATGTCCGCCGAGGAGCGCCGCCGCATCCGCGGCGAGGGCATCGCCATGATCTTCCAGGACGCGCTCTCCGCGCTGAACCCCGTCTTCACCGTCGGGTTCCAGATCGCCGAGCAGTTCCGGTTCCGCCGCGGCATGAGCCGTGCGGACGCCAAGAAGCGCGCGATCGAGATGCTCGACCAGGTCAAGATCCCGAACGCCAGGGGCCGCTACAGCAACTACCCGCACCAGTTCTCCGGCGGCATGCGGCAGCGCGCGATGATCGCGATGTCGCTGGCGCTCGACCCGGAGGTGCTGATCGCGGACGAGCCGACCACCGCGCTCGACGTGACCGTGCAGGCCCAGATCATGGACCTGCTCGCCGAGCTCCAGCGCGAGCGGCAGATGGGCCTGATCCTGATCACCCACGACCTCGGCGTGGTCGCCGACGTCGCCGACCGGATCGCGGTGATGTACGCCGGCCGGATCGTCGAGGAAGCCGACGTGTACGACCTGTACGCCAAGCCGGCGCACCCGTACACCCTCGGCCTGCTCGACTCGATCCCGCGGATGGACGAGAAGGGGCAGCAGCTCCGTACCATCAAGGGCCTGCCGCCGAACCTGATGAACATCCCGTCGGGCTGCCCGTTCAACCCGCGCTGCCCCATGGCGCAGCCGGTCTGCCGGGAGAAGCTGCCGCCGCTGCTGAAGATCGGCAGCGGCCGGGCCAGCGCCTGCCACTTCGCTGAGGAGCTGGTGAACCGTGACTGA
- a CDS encoding PIG-L deacetylase family protein, which translates to MSFPASAPTLADIHRALAVFAHPDDIEFGCAGTIAGWADEGVEVAYLIVTHGETGGFDDTPRAELPRLREEEQRAAAAAVGVRRVEFLDGYADGTLAPTLDLRRDITAAIRRFRPDRVLTSSPLRRWEHLSGPSHPDHLAVGEATTCAIYPDARNRFAYPELLAAGLEPWVVREVWYAGGPAPDHVVDVTDRYDRKVAAMRAHRSQTDHFDVETWVRDRLTTVADNAGLPPGRLAEAFTVLRTE; encoded by the coding sequence GTGAGCTTCCCCGCATCCGCGCCGACGCTCGCCGACATCCACCGCGCGCTGGCGGTTTTCGCCCATCCGGATGATATCGAATTCGGCTGCGCGGGCACCATAGCAGGCTGGGCGGACGAGGGCGTGGAGGTCGCCTACCTCATCGTCACGCACGGTGAGACCGGCGGTTTCGACGACACCCCGCGGGCGGAGCTGCCCCGGCTGCGCGAGGAGGAGCAGCGGGCAGCCGCGGCGGCCGTGGGCGTGCGCCGGGTCGAGTTCCTCGACGGGTACGCCGACGGGACGCTCGCCCCCACCTTGGACCTGCGCCGCGACATCACCGCAGCCATCCGGCGGTTCCGGCCGGACCGCGTGCTGACCAGTTCCCCGCTGCGCCGGTGGGAGCACCTCTCCGGGCCCAGTCACCCCGACCACCTGGCCGTCGGCGAGGCCACCACCTGCGCCATCTACCCCGACGCGCGCAACCGGTTCGCGTACCCGGAGCTGCTGGCGGCCGGGCTGGAACCGTGGGTGGTCCGCGAGGTCTGGTACGCCGGCGGTCCGGCGCCGGACCACGTCGTGGACGTGACCGACCGGTACGACCGCAAGGTCGCCGCGATGCGCGCGCACCGGTCACAGACCGACCACTTCGACGTCGAGACCTGGGTCCGGGACCGGCTGACGACGGTCGCGGACAACGCCGGGCTGCCGCCCGGCCGGCTGGCCGAGGCGTTCACGGTGCTGCGTACGGAGTGA
- a CDS encoding ABC transporter permease: protein MGRYLLRRLLQLVPVFIGTTFLIYWLVWSVPGDPFAGKCGDRRCPDVYVNMMTEKYQLDKPIWVQYATYMKNLFQGDFGTTFNNRAVGDIIATAYPNTLKLAVVALAIEAIIGLGAGVLTGLRRNGFLDNLVLVSTLFLIALPVFVVGFVLQWLFGVQWQIVKPTVSSDMPFTELIVPGFVLGSASMAYVARVARTSIAENRRADYVRTAIAKGLPMRRVVGVHLLRNSLIPVVTLLGTDLGALMGGAIITEGIFGINGIGREALRAIVTKQSSTVVSIVVVLVLVYLLMNLLVDLLYAALDPRIRYE, encoded by the coding sequence ATGGGCCGTTATCTCTTGAGACGGCTACTGCAACTCGTCCCGGTCTTCATCGGCACGACGTTCCTGATCTACTGGCTCGTCTGGTCGGTGCCGGGTGACCCGTTCGCCGGCAAGTGCGGCGACCGCCGGTGCCCGGACGTGTACGTCAACATGATGACCGAGAAGTACCAGCTCGATAAGCCGATCTGGGTGCAGTACGCCACCTACATGAAGAACCTGTTCCAGGGGGACTTCGGCACCACGTTCAACAACCGTGCGGTCGGCGACATCATCGCGACGGCGTACCCGAACACCCTGAAGCTCGCCGTGGTGGCCCTGGCGATCGAGGCCATCATCGGGCTGGGCGCCGGCGTCCTGACCGGCCTGCGGCGCAACGGTTTCCTCGACAACCTGGTCCTCGTCTCGACGCTGTTCCTGATCGCGCTGCCGGTCTTCGTCGTCGGCTTCGTACTCCAGTGGCTGTTCGGCGTGCAGTGGCAGATCGTCAAGCCGACGGTCTCCAGCGACATGCCGTTCACCGAACTGATCGTCCCGGGCTTCGTCCTCGGCAGCGCGTCCATGGCGTACGTCGCCCGGGTGGCGCGCACGAGCATCGCGGAGAACCGGCGCGCCGACTACGTCCGCACGGCCATCGCCAAGGGCCTGCCGATGCGGCGGGTCGTCGGCGTCCACCTGCTGCGTAACTCGCTCATCCCGGTGGTCACCCTGCTCGGCACCGACCTCGGCGCGCTCATGGGTGGCGCGATCATCACCGAGGGCATCTTCGGCATCAACGGCATCGGCCGCGAGGCGCTTCGGGCGATCGTGACCAAGCAGAGCTCTACGGTTGTCTCCATCGTGGTGGTTCTGGTGCTGGTCTACCTCTTGATGAACCTGCTGGTGGACCTGCTCTACGCCGCCCTGGACCCGAGGATTCGCTATGAGTGA
- a CDS encoding response regulator, giving the protein MAEQATGPVGKAGDRPERLRVFLVDDHAMFRAGVRAELGVHVEVVGEAGTVTEAVSRIAATLPDVVLLDVHMPDGGGRAVLDAMRRTHPQVRFLALSVSDAAEDVIGLIRAGARGYVTKTISPDELAAAVRRVAEGDAVFSPRLAGFVLDAFAARPDAPVADPELDQLTNREREVLRLLARGYAYKEIAKELYISIKTVETHVSNVLRKLQMSNRYELSRWAADRRLV; this is encoded by the coding sequence ATGGCTGAGCAGGCGACCGGGCCGGTCGGGAAGGCGGGCGACCGCCCCGAGCGGCTGCGCGTCTTCCTCGTCGACGACCACGCCATGTTCCGCGCGGGGGTCCGCGCGGAACTGGGGGTGCACGTCGAGGTGGTGGGCGAGGCCGGGACGGTCACGGAGGCGGTCAGCCGGATCGCGGCCACCCTGCCCGACGTGGTGCTGCTGGACGTGCACATGCCCGACGGCGGCGGCCGGGCCGTGCTGGACGCGATGCGGCGTACCCATCCGCAGGTGCGGTTCCTGGCGCTGAGCGTCTCCGACGCGGCCGAGGACGTGATCGGCCTGATCCGGGCCGGCGCCCGGGGCTACGTCACCAAGACGATCTCCCCGGACGAGCTGGCCGCGGCGGTGCGCCGGGTGGCCGAGGGGGACGCGGTGTTCAGCCCCCGGCTGGCCGGGTTCGTGCTGGACGCGTTCGCGGCCCGGCCGGACGCGCCGGTGGCCGACCCGGAGCTGGACCAGCTGACCAACCGGGAGCGCGAGGTGCTGCGGCTGCTCGCGCGGGGGTACGCGTACAAGGAGATCGCGAAGGAGCTCTACATCTCGATCAAGACGGTCGAGACGCACGTGTCCAACGTGCTGCGCAAGCTCCAGATGTCCAACCGGTACGAGCTGTCCCGCTGGGCCGCGGACCGCCGCCTGGTGTGA
- a CDS encoding PspC domain-containing protein: MTEEAAPSPRPGAAQPGGPPPPPPPAPTTPAGWAAPTTFGPASAGPEPATGPEPATDTGTVPPAGGYAAPPPPPPPGGSAFTSRYGLVRPREGRYLAGVCAAIGRATNTDPVLWRVLLAVLGFFGGIGILVYVTAWLIIPGEGDTASPVESMLGRGRSSMSPVTVIVLSILVAVSFGFIVTDAFRAVLLGAAILVGGALLLNRDQGATGRAAPTGPGPVPGPAAYPPGPVPPVSWPAPGVGTPPAAPPAPGQPWAPSAAGQPAGVPGLGRPSGAPVSGQPDATWAAPPARPSAEPTAELPPWPPTPAAGTSTGSLPPVGGPVAAYPPVAAPRPPAGYRPPFAPHGPYATRPQPAPPPPVRPPKRPRERSPLGAVTFSLIFLALGVVGALDLLDVIHVGAAAYFATALATIGLGLLVGAWFGRARWLIALGLVTAAALGVVTVVESYDRIRGVGGDVTWAPTDYRDLADRYENSFGKAVLDLRAVDLDKRETQITVAINFGDATVVVPPNVDVTTVTDVNAGDATVFGKRSGGLDGRLRESVDLGPDGPGGGKLRLYVHVNAGNLEVTR, encoded by the coding sequence ATGACCGAGGAAGCTGCCCCGTCGCCCCGCCCCGGGGCGGCCCAGCCGGGCGGACCGCCGCCGCCCCCGCCGCCGGCGCCCACCACACCCGCCGGCTGGGCCGCGCCGACCACGTTCGGCCCGGCCTCCGCCGGGCCGGAGCCGGCCACCGGGCCGGAGCCGGCCACGGATACCGGGACCGTGCCGCCGGCCGGCGGGTACGCCGCCCCGCCGCCACCCCCGCCGCCCGGCGGATCGGCCTTCACCTCCCGGTACGGGCTGGTCCGGCCCCGCGAGGGCCGCTACCTGGCCGGCGTCTGCGCCGCGATCGGCCGCGCCACGAACACCGACCCGGTGCTCTGGCGAGTGCTGCTGGCAGTGCTCGGCTTCTTCGGCGGCATCGGCATCCTCGTGTACGTCACGGCCTGGCTGATCATCCCGGGTGAGGGCGACACCGCCTCCCCGGTCGAGTCGATGCTCGGCCGCGGGCGCTCCAGCATGTCCCCGGTCACGGTGATCGTGCTGAGCATCCTGGTCGCGGTCAGCTTCGGTTTCATCGTCACGGACGCCTTCCGGGCCGTGCTGCTCGGCGCGGCCATCCTGGTCGGCGGCGCGCTGCTGCTCAACCGTGACCAGGGCGCGACCGGCCGGGCCGCCCCGACCGGCCCGGGACCCGTCCCCGGTCCGGCGGCCTACCCGCCGGGCCCGGTGCCGCCGGTGAGCTGGCCGGCGCCCGGAGTCGGCACCCCGCCCGCCGCGCCCCCGGCGCCCGGGCAGCCGTGGGCCCCGTCGGCCGCCGGGCAGCCGGCCGGCGTCCCGGGCCTGGGCCGCCCCTCGGGCGCCCCGGTCTCGGGGCAGCCCGACGCCACCTGGGCGGCCCCGCCGGCCCGGCCGTCGGCCGAGCCGACCGCCGAGCTGCCGCCCTGGCCGCCCACGCCGGCGGCGGGCACGTCGACCGGCTCCCTCCCCCCGGTCGGCGGGCCCGTGGCGGCGTACCCGCCCGTGGCCGCGCCCCGGCCGCCGGCCGGCTACCGGCCCCCGTTCGCCCCGCACGGCCCGTACGCCACGAGGCCGCAGCCGGCCCCGCCGCCGCCGGTGAGGCCGCCGAAGCGGCCCCGCGAGCGCTCCCCGCTGGGCGCCGTGACGTTCTCGCTGATCTTCCTGGCGCTGGGCGTGGTCGGCGCGCTCGACCTGCTCGACGTGATCCACGTCGGCGCGGCGGCGTACTTCGCGACGGCCCTGGCCACCATCGGCCTCGGCCTGCTCGTCGGGGCGTGGTTCGGCCGGGCCCGGTGGCTGATCGCGCTCGGGCTGGTCACCGCGGCGGCGCTCGGCGTAGTCACCGTGGTCGAGTCCTACGACCGGATCCGGGGCGTGGGCGGGGACGTGACCTGGGCGCCCACCGACTACCGCGACCTCGCCGACCGCTACGAGAACAGCTTCGGCAAGGCCGTCCTCGACCTGCGCGCGGTCGACCTCGACAAGCGGGAGACGCAGATCACCGTCGCGATCAACTTCGGCGATGCGACCGTGGTGGTGCCGCCGAACGTCGACGTGACCACGGTCACCGACGTGAACGCCGGGGACGCCACGGTCTTCGGCAAGCGGTCGGGCGGGCTGGACGGCCGGCTCCGGGAGAGTGTCGACCTCGGCCCGGACGGCCCCGGGGGCGGGAAGCTGCGCCTCTACGTCCACGTCAACGCGGGCAACCTGGAGGTGACCCGGTGA